In Fusarium fujikuroi IMI 58289 draft genome, chromosome FFUJ_chr02, the genomic stretch ATTGCACAGATGCTAACTCAAGCTAGGATGAAGTTTTCCATATACCGCAGGCGCAGAAATACTGCCAGGGGAGATTCCAAGAGTGGGACGACAAGATTACGACACCACCAGGGCTGTGAGTTTCACGCGCTTCTATACCCCTAAGCAAATGCTGAGCCCAGTGCAGTTACCTTCTCTCTCTTATAACGCCTGGAGTCGTCCGAACTAGTAGTTCAGTGGGCGGATACTTCTGCGATGTCAAGAGTCTACGGGCTACCAACGTCATTGTTCTGGTGATACTCGCCTTCTTGGTCCTGAAGTGCCGTCAACAGATCGAGGCACGTCTTTATGAAGCTCATACCTCGATCCGGCTACGCAATACTTCACAATATGCAGTTCACACTGCGCTTAACGTCGCCCTGTTTccgcttctcttcttcttctctggacTTTACTACACCGATGTTGCATCTACTGCAGCCGTCCTGGTCGCGTACTTGAACCACTTGAAGCGCATTAGTCGAGATCGTAGTTCTGCCTTGAACGATCTAACAACAATCTTCCTTGGAATTTTCTCACTTTTCTTTCGCCAGACCAATGTCTTCTGGGTCGTTGTGTATATGGGTGGTCTAGAAGCTATCCATGCTCTCAAGACCTTACGGCCGGAGCAGGTTGATCAGCCAGTTATCTTGACACTTTTTGAGCAGATCAAGTACTTTGCCTGGAGGTATTCCCTGGGAGATATTCATGACCCCCCTTTGCACATGATGTGGCCAGATGGTAAAACAGCTCTTTCCTACAAGTCAACTTGTCACTGACTGAAGATCAGACATGCTCTTCTGTGTATTGAGTCTGGGAATCGCAGCGATTTGCAACCCAATCCGCGTCATTAGACAGATATGGCCTTACGTTGCTGTCCTTGTCTCATTTGGTGGCTTCGTGGCATGGAACGGTGGTGTTGTCCTCGGTAAGTACTCTCTCTGCATCGTGTCGAGTCTGTGGCTAACGACACAAGGTGACAAATCCAACCATATTGCTACTATTCACCTCCCACAGATGCTCTACATATGGcctttctttgctttcttctctctgcCACTTCTGGTACCATATCCCCTACCCATCATTAACATAATACTGCGAATAATGCCGCGGGCTGGATCGCCTACTCCAACTAGCAAGCAAGCCCCTGAGGCAGAGAACAATGCAGAGCCGGCCACCTTTTCCTTCAGCAAATCACGAAGGTCAGGAAGCTCCAAGAAAACCTCGGCAACTGGCAGTTCGGACAAAAAATACCCACGTCTGTCGAAGCCACTGGAAATTGCcagcttcatctttgggATTAAGCTTACAATCTGGCCCCTCTACCTCCTTGCGACCATCGCGCTCTCGCTCGCCGTCGTCCGCTACAACACCATTATACACCCTTTCACTCTGGCTGACAACCGCCATTACATGTTCTACGTCTTTCGATACACCATCCGCCGGGCTTCTTGGATTCGATACGCTTTGGTTATCCCCTATACCTTGTCTCGGTGGATGACATGGGGTACCATCGCTGGCTGCTCACGATTCTTCACTATTCACACACGTGCTTGTTCTGTTTATGAGAATGGAACAAAAAACCCTCCCTTCCTGAGTCATCCTATGGTGACTAACGTTGGGTTTTCGCCAAGACAAACTTATGCCGCCTTTCCAGCTGAGATAACAGGGAGTTCTCAGGATACTtccaaaggtcaagaactGAGCAAGGCTTTGGAAGATGACCCTCTTCTTGCTTCCGTTATACCAGCTTCCACCTCGACTGGACTCATATTCTTGCTTGCCACAACCTTATCACTCATGACGGCCCCGCTAGTAGAGCCACGATACTTTATCATACCCTGGGTGATGTGGAGGCTGCTTGTACCTGCGTGGAGGCTTCATGATCATGGTTATCACGGTGATGTTACCTCTCGGCTCTCAAACCTTCCAAAGACGAGGCCTTTCTTTGAGTTCTTTCAACATTACGATTTACGCCTTATCATTGAGACGTTTTggttcatcgccatcaatgTTGCAACAGGTTACATCTTCCTCACCAAGCCTTACATATGGAAGGCGGAAGATGGGACTATGCTAGACGACGGTCGACTTCAAAGATTTATGTGGTAAACACAAAATGGAGGGGATATGAGCGGTGTGGTTGCAAAAGATACTCTTTTTGTATTTTTGTCTTGATAAGCATGTAGCCCTCTTATCGCTGGGAACTTATTTCATGCCAGATGTGAAATATACCCAAACACTGAACGCCATACCCATGGTCCAACCCCAGACCTATTTGTAGCCCTAACCATACCCAGTTTCATATCGAGCATTCCAAATTCATGCAAAAGTGAAGTTCGTGCGTTTGTACCAGAGTGGCTTATCATGTAATGAGTGATGCATACACATCTTTCCTGTCCCGGCCAGTAGTCGTAAAAAGTCTCATAAAAATAGTTACACGTCAGATTATAAGCTTAGACGATCCAAACTTAGGCCATCATTGCTTCTCACGCGGCGGATAACGCCAAGCTTGAAGAACTTCTCTTCACCGCCGGGTGTGCGTCCACCAATATACCACTTGTCGGCGCCTATCACATCACGGAACCCTTCACTGCTGCTATCACTTCCACGTCGACCAGATGATCCAGGAATAGGAATGGCGGTACCGTTGGCgggagatgttgatgttgacggtgatgatgaagtggTGTTTCGGGGCGGACGGATGGCAACACTGGAAGTagttggttgttgttgagactgatgatgatgatgtgacGTAGAAGTCGCAGTGGTGGTTGTGTTTGCTGCAGTTGCTGTGGCAGTTGTGGTGGTCGTTGCATCTCGGGTGTGCTTGtttggctgatgttgatggggaGCGGTAGTAGAGATAGAGGGGCCTTGAGGACGGAAGGCGGcgaggaaagaagagaggaaataCGGTCGTTGTGAAGGCATCGTGAGGTTATCGGTCTGATGTGTTTGTGATGTGACGGAGAGAGGTTGGCGGTAGAGGTCGACGGAGTAGCCGAGCGACGGTCCGAGCAAAGCCGAGTTGTTTTTTTGTTTCGCGATGATGTCGGAATATGCGCAGTTGAAAAGAGAACCAGCGCCTGATTACTTGTGCTGCTTGTGTTCTGTGATCAAACGTCGTAGTAAAGGGACTCAATTGTTTCTCGGAGGAAatgggatgggatgaagAAGTGGAGTCGAGagatatgaagaagaaacagagacAGTGACAGTCTGGGGAAGAGCAACGGTTTAATCGTAGTCACTGACGTCGATTTTTtgtggaggaagagaaacgaGAGAGGGGAAAACCCGGAACCAGCAAATGCTAATGGCAGGGATGTCATAGGTCAGGCCTTTGCATTTAAAGTGTGTGCACGTGCGGTACACCAATCAGAGCAGACCTGGCCCTACTGTATCTTAGAGGGCGTTAGAGGTGTTAGGGGGGGACTGTAGAGGATGGCTCGGTTGGGCTTGCACTagtttgaagttgaaatGCGGAGGTGGTTTAAGAGTTTAGGGTGAGGATTTGATCTTATTGGGTATATAAGTTGAAGAGAGGGTCGATGGCTTGGTAGAGGTGTGATACAGGCGGTTATTTTGTGAACAAGGGGTTTAGGGATCAACTAGTAACCGTACAAACATTGTACTCACTATACTGTTCACCAAATAGCATGATATTAGAATGCACTGTTGAAGTACCTAACCGCCAAAGTGAGTGGAGTGAATTGCCTGTCAGTTGACCGCAGACACTGAAGATATCCCTTCGCCCGTCTTACTATACACATCCAACCGTTAAATGTCACCTCGATTCAGACCCCAAATCacaaaaagcaaagagaagaagggaaaaaaggGTCATTGTAAGCGAGATCCTTCAGCGTCCAACGCCTGCCTAGTCAGACTTTTTTCCATGCACGTTTGGCCCATGCAGCATCACAACTCGTCTTGTCCAGCTCTCGAAGATCACTTCCACTTTCAAAGCTAGGCGACACTAGTCAAGACAGTGATAACCCTGTTTTCAACCACCTTTTAATCAATCATCGCGATGAGTATTGACATGAATATAATGCTCCTGACTGTGCTGAACAAAGACTCGTTCTCGTTCTCGTTTCCTTGTACTGGTTAATGTCCGTCTTGTTCCCGTGTTGACGCAGCACTCTCTTTCATCTCCGGACTCTCGGGTCAAAGGGCTCCTTGTGACAGCTGAATGTGAATGCGTATATGCGAGCATGATCTGATAATTTCTGACAATGCAACTGCAGCAAGCACATGGTGATCACTAGACTCTGGGGTTGGGACTGGTGAGCAAAGGGCTTCATCCGTTTGGTCGATCGGATCATCTGCAATAACAGTCGGATTATTGCAGCAATTGACAAGTAATATCAGTTCTTAGATTAGGTAGAGACAGGTTCAAGCTTGTAAAGAACATGTACGATTACCTAACAATTCATGATGGTTGGTATGCCTCGGCTTGGGGTCATCATTTctgactacctacctaccctagGTTGTAGAAATAGACTGAAACTTACTTCCATCGTCTTACAAGCCAACCCATACTCATACTGCAAATAACCCAACTGACCACAAAAATACTTGGCCATGCTGTGCAACAGTGCTGCACTATTCGTTGAGATGCTTGTCCTCTCAACAACTTGCGCCATACCTTACTATAGCGGTGTAGACCGTAGACCGTACGTAGACCCCTCACCACCTCACCAACCACCCATGACTGTTCGTACCCATTATTCCCCTCCACAGAAAAAACCCGCCAGCGCATAATGACAACTGGCTGTAGTTGCAGCTGTAGACCTTGAACATCCATCGTCTACTGTATGCAGTCATTGCATATTCCCACTCCCGTGATACCCTCATAAACTCCATCTCGCTCAGCAATGCCCAGCTTCAAAGCCCGCATCCTCAGCTGGATCATCTGGTGGTGGTTCAAGAGCACATGGAGTTCAGCAGAGGGCATCAACAACCGCATCGCCAAGGAACGTCTTCGTCCCGAGCGTGTGCCCCCCAAGCACCTCTACAAAGAGTTCGCCGTTGAGGAGTACAAGAGGAAAGGCCACATTGCGCATTATGTCGTTTACATAGTCTCTCCAAAGACAGAAACGCCAACTCGTGGTCGAATCTTGTATCTCCATGGCGGTGGCTTCGTCTTTGATATCACGCCTCAGCATTGGGAGCTGGTGGCTCAGCTTGCGAGGCGTCTGAATGCTACTGTTACCGTACCGATATACCCGCTTGGCCCTGAGACGTCGCTTATGAAGATGTACGAGTTCGTGCAGCCGCTCC encodes the following:
- a CDS encoding related to alpha-1,2 glucosyltransferase, potassium channel regulator; protein product: MDISQGYKTVAAFIIALPLFAWRFKSSSGPNSRLEGFFFYFLSVASVSWLYIVSALVPEPYLDEVFHIPQAQKYCQGRFQEWDDKITTPPGLYLLSLITPGVVRTSSSVGGYFCDVKSLRATNVIVLVILAFLVLKCRQQIEARLYEAHTSIRLRNTSQYAVHTALNVALFPLLFFFSGLYYTDVASTAAVLVAYLNHLKRISRDRSSALNDLTTIFLGIFSLFFRQTNVFWVVVYMGGLEAIHALKTLRPEQVDQPVILTLFEQIKYFAWRYSLGDIHDPPLHMMWPDDMLFCVLSLGIAAICNPIRVIRQIWPYVAVLVSFGGFVAWNGGVVLGDKSNHIATIHLPQMLYIWPFFAFFSLPLLVPYPLPIINIILRIMPRAGSPTPTSKQAPEAENNAEPATFSFSKSRRSGSSKKTSATGSSDKKYPRLSKPLEIASFIFGIKLTIWPLYLLATIALSLAVVRYNTIIHPFTLADNRHYMFYVFRYTIRRASWIRYALVIPYTLSRWMTWGTIAGCSRFFTIHTRACSVYENGTKNPPFLSHPMVTNVGFSPRQTYAAFPAEITGSSQDTSKGQELSKALEDDPLLASVIPASTSTGLIFLLATTLSLMTAPLVEPRYFIIPWVMWRLLVPAWRLHDHGYHGDVTSRLSNLPKTRPFFEFFQHYDLRLIIETFWFIAINVATGYIFLTKPYIWKAEDGTMLDDGRLQRFMW